One genomic segment of Kordiimonas sp. SCSIO 12603 includes these proteins:
- the murG gene encoding undecaprenyldiphospho-muramoylpentapeptide beta-N-acetylglucosaminyltransferase, translated as MMEQRMPLRAPKIILAAGGTGGHMMPAEAVADKLTEEGYKVSLITDKRGIALGNIMADLDKTILSASSHMGGGFLGKIKSAISLASSTLKVRKQFKKDIPSIVVGFGGYPSLPAVMAARSLGIPFVLHEQNAVLGRVNRMMSKDAELIALSVENTERVPYGVKTMVTGNPVRRLIAKLANIAYSVPFGLGAIRIFVIGGSQGARILSDVIPSALTALPEEHKSRLDIVHQARPEDVDRVKIAYAEANIAAEVKPYFDDVGGILLRTQLVICRSGASTLSELTAMGRPAILVPLKIAADDHQTANARIVEEAGGGWMMPEEEFTPEAVTEKLNRMFEDMGDLRNGSDGMRSIARLDAADRLADIVVNICEGEGVSA; from the coding sequence ATGATGGAACAGAGAATGCCATTACGCGCACCCAAGATAATTCTCGCGGCCGGTGGTACCGGGGGGCATATGATGCCTGCGGAGGCTGTGGCGGATAAATTAACCGAGGAAGGCTATAAGGTCTCATTAATTACTGATAAGCGCGGTATAGCGCTTGGCAACATTATGGCTGATCTCGATAAAACGATCTTGAGTGCTTCTAGCCATATGGGTGGCGGCTTTTTAGGGAAGATCAAATCTGCAATCAGCCTTGCTTCAAGTACTTTGAAAGTACGCAAACAATTTAAGAAAGACATTCCATCTATCGTTGTTGGTTTTGGCGGGTACCCCTCGCTTCCAGCTGTGATGGCGGCTCGTAGTTTAGGAATTCCCTTTGTGCTCCATGAACAAAATGCTGTTCTTGGTCGTGTTAACCGTATGATGTCGAAAGATGCGGAGCTGATCGCACTTAGTGTGGAGAATACTGAACGTGTGCCTTACGGCGTAAAAACCATGGTAACAGGTAATCCGGTACGAAGGCTAATCGCCAAGCTCGCCAATATTGCATATTCGGTGCCATTCGGTCTCGGTGCAATCCGTATTTTCGTTATTGGTGGTAGTCAAGGTGCCCGTATCCTTTCTGATGTGATACCTAGTGCCCTAACAGCTTTACCGGAAGAGCATAAAAGCAGATTAGATATTGTGCATCAGGCACGTCCTGAAGATGTTGACCGTGTAAAAATTGCATATGCAGAAGCTAATATAGCGGCGGAAGTAAAACCATATTTTGACGATGTAGGTGGAATCCTGCTTCGTACACAATTGGTAATCTGCCGTTCCGGCGCATCAACACTCTCTGAGCTTACAGCCATGGGGCGTCCGGCTATTTTGGTGCCGCTTAAAATTGCTGCTGATGATCATCAAACCGCAAATGCACGCATTGTTGAAGAAGCTGGCGGCGGTTGGATGATGCCTGAAGAAGAATTTACGCCTGAAGCTGTCACTGAAAAGCTCAATAGAATGTTTGAAGACATGGGTGACCTTAGGAACGGGTCTGACGGTATGCGTTCAATAGCGCGCCTCGACGCGGCAGACAGACTTGCGGATATCGTAGTTAATATTTGTGAAGGTGAAGGAGTATCTGCGTGA
- a CDS encoding putative peptidoglycan glycosyltransferase FtsW: MIALSRNDNSVLSRWWWTVDRLMLVLVLALIVLGLWLALTASPAVAERLGLDSMYFVKKQGLFLGVSLGAVLIVSMMSTDLVRRLAIIGFPITLALMALTLLIAPEIKGATRWLPLGSFTLQPSEFLKPVFIVTTAWILSADLNGEKIPAKQISFALYLIVVAFLISQPDFGQTVLVSTVWMGQMALAGLPMTWLMIAGGLGLLGAGLAYALLPHVASRIDRFINPASGDTYQTDKAMEAFGSGGLFGKGPGEGVVKLGLPDAHTDYIFAVIGEEFGAIAGVMLLLLFAGIVVRGLAHLVNEENPFRLLAAAGLIMQFGLQTLINVGVNLAILPSKGMTLPFVSSGGSSMVALAIGMGMTLAFTRRNRFIQPGFDPVGWRAAE, translated from the coding sequence ATGATTGCCCTTTCTCGCAATGACAACTCGGTTCTCTCTCGTTGGTGGTGGACAGTTGATCGCCTGATGCTCGTGCTTGTCTTAGCGCTTATCGTGCTAGGCCTTTGGCTTGCTCTTACTGCAAGCCCTGCGGTTGCAGAGCGGCTTGGCCTCGATAGCATGTATTTCGTTAAAAAACAGGGACTTTTCCTCGGTGTTTCCTTGGGCGCAGTCTTAATTGTTTCCATGATGAGTACTGATCTGGTCCGCAGGCTGGCGATAATTGGGTTTCCCATCACTTTGGCTTTAATGGCACTTACGCTGTTGATCGCGCCGGAAATTAAGGGAGCAACTCGCTGGTTGCCGCTTGGTAGTTTTACCTTGCAGCCCAGTGAGTTCTTGAAGCCTGTTTTTATTGTAACGACGGCTTGGATTTTATCTGCTGACCTGAACGGTGAAAAAATTCCTGCAAAACAGATCAGTTTTGCACTGTATTTAATTGTGGTTGCCTTCCTGATTTCTCAACCAGATTTTGGTCAGACCGTGCTTGTGAGCACTGTATGGATGGGACAGATGGCCCTTGCTGGACTGCCCATGACTTGGTTGATGATTGCTGGTGGTCTTGGTTTGCTAGGGGCCGGGCTTGCATATGCATTGCTGCCTCACGTAGCTAGCCGGATTGACCGTTTCATTAATCCAGCTAGCGGCGATACCTACCAAACAGACAAGGCTATGGAAGCTTTTGGCTCCGGCGGTTTGTTTGGCAAAGGGCCGGGTGAGGGAGTTGTGAAACTTGGTCTGCCTGATGCACACACAGATTATATCTTTGCGGTTATTGGGGAAGAGTTTGGCGCAATTGCAGGGGTAATGCTGCTTCTTTTATTTGCCGGTATTGTTGTGCGTGGTTTGGCTCATTTGGTTAATGAGGAAAATCCATTCCGCCTGCTTGCTGCGGCGGGTTTAATTATGCAGTTCGGGCTTCAAACATTAATCAATGTGGGGGTGAACCTCGCGATTTTGCCTTCCAAGGGTATGACATTGCCGTTCGTATCTTCTGGTGGGTCATCAATGGTAGCGCTTGCCATTGGGATGGGGATGACACTTGCTTTCACCCGGCGGAACAGATTTATCCAGCCGGGTTTTGACCCTGTAGGGTGGAGAGCCGCAGAATGA
- the murD gene encoding UDP-N-acetylmuramoyl-L-alanine--D-glutamate ligase, with product MITAPAYDGKSVGVFGLARTGVAAVKALAASGAKVFAYDDNADRRNEVAEHVSNLYELDFSYLDELLLAPGVPLTHPEPHELALKAAANDVKIISDFDVFEAARTGMPAHKVVAITGTNGKSTTTMLVAHMIAECGKPVVVGGNIGTGVLALDALPAGGVYVFEMSSFQLDLTKAFDADVAVLLNMSPDHLDRHGDMAGYVAAKRRLFEMQSNGQTAILGVDDRSSQEIADGLSDNVTVSTKGVVADYSVSNGLLMADEEKVSDLSDLNRLRGAHNHQNAACAFAIGKALGFADADILASFETFPGLEHRQELVGMFDGVTYINDSKATNSDAAIRALSSFEDIHWIACGRAKETDFTHMKTAITHVKKGYFAGEVASSLYKDLGESLEAECFVSMAEAVVAACSAAKPGDVVLLSPACTAFDEFSNFEERGEAFKALVREEKGAAA from the coding sequence TTGATTACGGCACCAGCATATGATGGTAAATCAGTTGGAGTTTTTGGTCTGGCACGCACAGGTGTTGCCGCGGTCAAAGCCTTAGCTGCGTCTGGTGCTAAGGTTTTTGCCTACGATGATAATGCTGACCGCAGGAACGAAGTGGCGGAGCATGTATCAAACCTTTATGAGCTGGATTTCTCATATCTTGATGAGTTGTTGTTGGCACCGGGAGTGCCGCTTACACACCCTGAACCTCATGAGTTGGCGCTGAAAGCTGCTGCGAATGATGTGAAAATCATCAGTGATTTTGACGTCTTTGAAGCAGCCCGAACAGGAATGCCTGCGCATAAGGTTGTGGCTATCACTGGCACTAATGGTAAGTCCACCACAACAATGTTGGTGGCACATATGATTGCTGAATGTGGAAAACCTGTCGTTGTGGGCGGTAATATTGGTACCGGTGTATTGGCCCTCGATGCATTGCCTGCAGGTGGTGTGTATGTATTTGAAATGTCTTCTTTTCAGTTGGATTTAACAAAGGCATTTGATGCGGATGTCGCTGTCCTTTTGAATATGTCACCTGACCATTTGGACCGACACGGCGACATGGCTGGCTATGTTGCGGCGAAACGCAGATTATTTGAAATGCAGTCAAATGGGCAAACGGCCATTTTAGGTGTTGATGATAGGTCTTCGCAAGAAATCGCAGACGGTTTGTCCGACAATGTGACGGTTTCTACGAAAGGTGTCGTGGCGGATTATTCGGTTTCGAATGGTTTGTTGATGGCAGATGAAGAAAAAGTATCAGATTTATCTGATCTCAATCGTTTGCGAGGTGCGCATAATCACCAAAATGCAGCTTGTGCGTTTGCGATTGGCAAAGCGCTAGGGTTTGCTGATGCAGACATTCTTGCCAGCTTTGAAACCTTCCCAGGGCTAGAGCACAGGCAAGAGCTTGTGGGTATGTTTGATGGTGTAACTTACATCAACGATTCTAAAGCGACGAACAGTGATGCCGCCATTAGAGCGCTTTCTTCTTTTGAGGATATTCACTGGATTGCTTGCGGCAGAGCAAAAGAGACAGATTTCACTCATATGAAGACCGCCATTACACACGTGAAAAAAGGTTATTTTGCGGGTGAGGTTGCAAGTTCTCTATACAAAGATCTTGGTGAAAGTCTTGAAGCAGAATGTTTCGTGTCTATGGCTGAGGCTGTAGTAGCTGCTTGTAGCGCAGCGAAGCCCGGCGATGTGGTGTTGTTGTCGCCGGCATGCACAGCTTTTGATGAGTTTTCGAATTTTGAAGAGCGCGGTGAGGCCTTCAAAGCCCTTGTTCGTGAAGAGAAAGGAGCAGCGGCATGA
- the mraY gene encoding phospho-N-acetylmuramoyl-pentapeptide-transferase, protein MLYLLADQGGIFNLFRYLTFRTGGAIFTAMIICFVFGPAIIRWLKSKQKKGQPIREDGPESHILTKQGTPTMGGFMILLGLGISTFLWADLSNPYVWAVMTVTLGFGAIGFVDDYLKVTKRSSAGFPGKLRLALEFAIAGGVAWFLTTMNGTDLSLPFAKNFLVNLGVFYIPFAMLVMVWAGNAVNLTDGLDGLATVPVIIAVGALGFIAYVVGSTVYTEYLGVPYVAGAGELAILCGAIIGAGLGFLWFNAPPAAIFMGDTGSLALGGAIGAMAVVIKHEIVLGIIGGLFWLETISVIVQVASFKLTGKRVFRMAPLHHHYEQKGWAEPTIVIRFWIIAFILAMIGLATLKLR, encoded by the coding sequence GTGCTATATTTATTAGCAGATCAAGGCGGTATATTTAACCTGTTCCGGTATCTGACGTTTCGAACCGGTGGTGCGATTTTTACTGCAATGATTATTTGTTTCGTGTTTGGCCCTGCTATTATCCGGTGGTTAAAGTCCAAGCAGAAAAAAGGCCAGCCAATCAGGGAAGATGGCCCTGAAAGCCATATCCTGACAAAGCAAGGTACGCCTACCATGGGTGGGTTTATGATTTTGTTGGGGCTTGGTATCTCCACTTTTCTGTGGGCTGACCTCTCAAACCCATATGTGTGGGCCGTCATGACAGTTACTCTGGGTTTTGGTGCAATCGGTTTTGTGGATGACTATCTGAAGGTAACGAAACGATCATCGGCAGGGTTTCCTGGAAAACTTCGTTTAGCGCTAGAGTTTGCAATCGCGGGCGGTGTGGCTTGGTTTCTCACAACAATGAACGGTACAGATCTGTCGTTGCCATTTGCAAAGAATTTTTTGGTGAACCTCGGTGTGTTCTACATTCCGTTTGCTATGCTTGTGATGGTTTGGGCCGGGAATGCTGTGAACTTAACGGATGGTCTTGATGGCCTTGCAACGGTTCCCGTTATTATCGCTGTAGGTGCTCTTGGTTTTATTGCATATGTGGTGGGCAGCACAGTTTATACTGAATATTTAGGCGTGCCATATGTGGCAGGAGCCGGTGAACTTGCCATTCTATGTGGTGCGATCATTGGCGCTGGCTTGGGTTTCCTTTGGTTTAATGCACCGCCGGCTGCCATCTTTATGGGCGATACGGGGTCGTTAGCACTTGGCGGCGCAATCGGCGCTATGGCTGTAGTGATTAAGCATGAGATTGTTCTCGGTATCATTGGTGGTTTGTTCTGGCTTGAAACAATTTCTGTAATTGTACAGGTAGCCTCCTTTAAGCTCACCGGTAAACGTGTGTTTCGCATGGCTCCGCTTCATCACCACTATGAACAAAAAGGTTGGGCGGAACCGACCATTGTTATTCGGTTTTGGATTATCGCCTTTATCCTCGCGATGATTGGCCTCGCAACATTGAAGTTGAGGTAA
- the murF gene encoding UDP-N-acetylmuramoyl-tripeptide--D-alanyl-D-alanine ligase: MEIGTPLWTAAEINATCGALTARPWYADGLQVDSRDILPGDLFVALKGEALNGHDFVAKAFEKGAVAAIVSETPKDVKEGDNRLVFVDDTSYALVRMAHHARGRAPAGIIGVTGSAGKTSVVQALRQCLALVGDTHSSIKSFNNHVGVPLSLARMPRESRFGVFELGMNKPGEIIREATKVQPDVAIVTTVGSAHQASFANVSDIAEEKASIFGALKQGGFAIYGIDHPYKDDLQKAAEKYGAKAVSVSVTDNADVYPVRMTEHHNCTCLTANVMGTLITYKVAQPGREWVLNSLLILAAVKAIGADLGHAALALASLEAEQGRGREYSLQLGFGEAKLIDDSYNANILSIRAALRRLSLAKTGKHGKRIAVLADMQELGSRSEEIHFSLIADLKKFGVSKVIAFGDQMAAVGEASGLPTERWHNPDASAEQLMQRLGDGDVVMVKGANSAGLSALVNNMLDLSKCDTLAPESGLQRAHGF, from the coding sequence ATGGAGATTGGTACGCCACTTTGGACCGCTGCTGAAATCAACGCCACATGTGGTGCGTTAACCGCCCGGCCCTGGTACGCTGATGGCTTGCAAGTTGATAGCAGGGACATCTTACCAGGTGACTTATTTGTTGCACTGAAAGGTGAAGCGCTTAATGGCCACGATTTTGTTGCCAAAGCATTTGAAAAGGGCGCTGTCGCGGCCATTGTTTCAGAAACGCCAAAGGATGTAAAAGAAGGCGATAATCGTCTCGTCTTTGTTGATGATACTTCTTATGCGCTTGTTCGTATGGCACATCATGCCCGTGGTCGTGCGCCTGCTGGTATAATAGGTGTCACTGGGAGTGCGGGCAAAACCAGTGTGGTACAGGCTCTTCGTCAGTGTTTGGCGTTAGTTGGTGACACTCATTCAAGTATAAAGAGCTTCAATAATCACGTTGGGGTCCCGCTTTCCCTAGCGCGAATGCCAAGAGAAAGCAGGTTTGGAGTTTTTGAGCTTGGAATGAATAAGCCAGGTGAAATTATTCGGGAGGCTACCAAGGTTCAGCCTGATGTAGCAATTGTCACTACAGTTGGATCAGCGCATCAAGCTTCATTTGCGAATGTATCTGATATTGCAGAAGAAAAGGCTTCTATTTTTGGGGCGTTGAAACAAGGTGGTTTTGCTATCTATGGTATCGACCATCCCTATAAAGATGATCTTCAAAAGGCCGCGGAAAAGTATGGTGCCAAGGCTGTTAGTGTTTCCGTGACAGATAACGCGGATGTTTATCCAGTACGGATGACTGAACACCACAACTGTACCTGTCTTACAGCAAATGTAATGGGAACGCTCATTACCTATAAAGTGGCACAGCCAGGTCGAGAGTGGGTATTGAATAGCTTACTTATTCTCGCCGCAGTGAAAGCGATTGGTGCTGATCTGGGACATGCGGCTTTAGCGCTTGCATCGCTTGAAGCAGAACAGGGGCGAGGCCGAGAATACAGCCTGCAGTTGGGATTTGGTGAGGCAAAGCTGATTGATGATAGTTATAACGCCAATATCCTTAGCATCCGCGCTGCTCTGCGGCGTTTAAGCCTTGCGAAAACAGGTAAACATGGTAAGAGAATTGCTGTTCTTGCTGATATGCAGGAACTTGGCTCTCGCAGTGAAGAAATTCACTTCTCACTTATCGCGGATCTCAAAAAATTCGGTGTGTCGAAGGTTATAGCCTTTGGTGACCAGATGGCTGCTGTTGGCGAAGCTTCGGGCTTGCCAACGGAACGATGGCACAATCCAGATGCATCTGCTGAGCAGTTGATGCAGCGACTGGGGGATGGCGATGTTGTGATGGTAAAAGGAGCTAACAGTGCGGGTTTATCTGCGCTTGTGAATAACATGTTGGATTTAAGTAAATGTGACACGCTTGCGCCTGAAAGTGGCTTGCAGCGTGCTCATGGGTTTTAG
- a CDS encoding UDP-N-acetylmuramoyl-L-alanyl-D-glutamate--2,6-diaminopimelate ligase, whose amino-acid sequence MTYKLAELLGGNRVKGDTIVSGLTVDSRAVKPGNMFVALPGSHTDGRKFIEDAIRSGATSILSTPDAVVPDHVAFVEDKNPRKRYAELAARFCGTQPEVQVAITGTNGKTSVADFVRQLWQLNGVEAASIGTLGVKSGAVQIDGGLTTPDPVDLYGAMAQLAEKGVQHVAVEASSHGLDQNRLDGLNLSAAGFTNLTRDHLDYHQTEFGYFYAKARMFAELLMPGDGAVINVDDHWGATLDDVAWARNLSRITVGKREGASIHLVEQRVVADGQIIEFTIDGGRYEVKLPLIGAFQAHNVLMALGLVHACGGKVSASVGAMERLNGVPGRMELIGLTSKGGAVFVDYAHTPDGLRTVLKAARAHKPNKLHVVFGCGGDRDAGKRPQMGEIASKLADTVYVTDDNPRSEDASVIREQIMIAAQGAVEIGDRAEAIARAIESMGSGDMLIVAGKGHETGQIVGNEVLPFSDVDAVKSVLGKRV is encoded by the coding sequence ATGACATATAAGCTTGCAGAGCTGCTTGGCGGAAATAGGGTAAAGGGCGATACAATTGTGTCTGGCCTTACCGTGGATAGCCGCGCAGTGAAGCCGGGAAATATGTTTGTTGCTCTGCCTGGTAGCCATACGGATGGCCGCAAGTTTATTGAGGATGCTATTCGGTCCGGTGCAACGTCTATTTTGTCTACACCAGACGCTGTAGTTCCTGATCATGTCGCTTTTGTTGAAGATAAAAACCCACGTAAACGCTATGCCGAGTTAGCCGCGCGGTTTTGTGGTACCCAACCAGAAGTGCAGGTGGCTATTACAGGAACTAACGGGAAAACATCTGTAGCTGATTTTGTTCGGCAGCTTTGGCAATTGAACGGCGTTGAAGCAGCAAGCATTGGAACTCTTGGTGTTAAGTCAGGGGCGGTGCAAATAGATGGCGGTTTAACAACACCAGACCCGGTTGATTTGTACGGTGCTATGGCTCAACTTGCTGAAAAGGGTGTTCAGCATGTTGCAGTAGAAGCCTCGAGCCATGGTTTGGATCAAAACCGCTTAGATGGACTGAATTTAAGTGCAGCCGGTTTTACAAACCTTACGCGGGATCATTTAGATTACCACCAAACTGAATTTGGCTATTTTTACGCGAAAGCTCGTATGTTTGCAGAGCTTTTAATGCCAGGTGATGGTGCGGTAATTAATGTAGATGATCACTGGGGCGCTACGCTCGATGATGTGGCGTGGGCGCGAAATCTAAGCCGTATAACTGTTGGTAAACGGGAAGGTGCTTCTATCCATCTTGTTGAGCAGCGTGTTGTGGCTGATGGACAGATCATTGAATTTACCATTGATGGTGGACGTTATGAAGTGAAGTTGCCTCTGATCGGTGCTTTTCAGGCTCATAACGTTTTGATGGCGCTTGGTTTGGTACATGCATGTGGTGGAAAAGTTTCTGCCAGTGTCGGCGCTATGGAGCGGCTGAATGGTGTGCCTGGACGCATGGAATTGATTGGCTTGACCTCTAAAGGTGGCGCTGTGTTCGTTGATTATGCGCATACACCGGATGGCCTTCGTACAGTTCTGAAGGCGGCACGTGCACATAAGCCGAATAAGCTTCATGTGGTTTTCGGGTGTGGTGGAGACCGTGACGCAGGTAAGCGCCCTCAAATGGGAGAAATTGCCAGCAAACTCGCAGATACGGTTTATGTGACTGATGATAACCCACGTAGTGAAGATGCATCTGTAATTCGTGAACAGATTATGATCGCAGCCCAGGGAGCAGTGGAAATTGGCGACCGGGCTGAAGCTATCGCGAGAGCAATAGAGAGTATGGGCAGTGGCGACATGTTGATTGTAGCCGGTAAAGGCCATGAAACCGGACAGATTGTAGGGAATGAAGTTTTGCCATTCTCAGATGTTGATGCTGTGAAATCTGTACTTGGGAAGAGGGTGTAA
- a CDS encoding penicillin-binding protein 2, which yields MTTETHRRSAIEIARNRLMIGVVLFCFAFLIMIGRTIELGVSAPKPRVTAARQVVTVPEVQVARADIVDRNGEILATNLETASLYAVPKDIKDPQEAARQLVSILPELSYADVEAKLSSGKKFVWLKRKLTPRQKWEVNAIGEPAFQFEREEERIYPHGRLAAHVLGYVDVDGNGLGGVEHFFDAKLGDKSRTSEQLQLSLDIRVQYALADELQAAMRAYQAIGGAGLVMDVSTGEVIAMVSLPDYDPNNVRGVADTEKFNRATKGVYELGSTFKTFTFANALDDGVVSMEDGYDATKPLRISRFLIRDDHPKERYLTVPEIFTFSSNIGTAQMALDIGTERQQEFLGELGLLQPANVELTEVGAPLVPPVWRKSSTMTISYGHGLAVSPLQLASGISAMVNGGRLMTPTLVHNPENWQSGKQVISPDTSRKIRQLLRMAVTKGTGGRADAVGYRVGGKTGTAEKAIAGGYARKKLISSFMGVFPMDDPQYAVFALLDEPKGTKETFGYRSGGWVAAPVVRNVILRSAPLLGVSPKQEDAGLYQDVALLIEDKKKK from the coding sequence ATGACTACTGAAACTCACCGTCGTTCAGCGATTGAGATTGCTCGCAATCGTTTGATGATTGGTGTTGTTCTGTTCTGCTTTGCATTCCTGATTATGATTGGCCGTACTATCGAGCTTGGTGTTAGTGCGCCTAAGCCTCGTGTAACGGCAGCTCGTCAGGTAGTAACTGTACCAGAAGTTCAGGTCGCTCGAGCTGATATTGTTGATCGTAACGGCGAAATTCTTGCTACAAACCTTGAAACAGCATCTCTTTACGCAGTACCAAAAGATATCAAAGATCCCCAAGAAGCTGCACGTCAATTAGTTTCCATACTGCCGGAGCTCTCATACGCTGATGTTGAAGCTAAGCTTTCATCTGGCAAGAAGTTTGTGTGGCTTAAGCGCAAACTAACTCCGCGCCAAAAATGGGAAGTGAACGCGATTGGCGAACCGGCTTTTCAGTTTGAGCGTGAGGAAGAACGGATTTATCCACATGGTCGTTTAGCAGCGCATGTGCTTGGCTATGTAGACGTGGACGGTAATGGGCTAGGTGGTGTTGAACATTTCTTTGATGCAAAGCTTGGCGATAAGTCTCGTACGTCTGAACAACTTCAGCTTTCACTGGATATTCGCGTTCAGTATGCGCTTGCAGATGAACTGCAGGCTGCGATGCGTGCTTATCAGGCAATTGGCGGCGCTGGTCTTGTTATGGATGTTTCAACTGGTGAAGTGATCGCAATGGTTTCACTTCCTGATTATGACCCAAACAATGTACGTGGTGTTGCTGATACCGAGAAGTTTAACCGAGCAACCAAAGGCGTTTATGAACTAGGTTCCACGTTTAAAACCTTTACTTTTGCGAATGCGCTGGATGATGGTGTTGTATCAATGGAAGATGGTTATGATGCCACAAAGCCGCTTCGCATCTCCCGTTTTCTTATTAGAGATGATCATCCTAAAGAGCGTTATCTGACGGTCCCTGAGATTTTTACATTCTCTTCAAATATCGGTACAGCACAGATGGCTCTTGATATTGGGACTGAACGGCAGCAGGAGTTTCTTGGCGAGTTGGGCCTGCTACAGCCAGCGAATGTTGAACTTACAGAGGTAGGTGCCCCGCTTGTGCCACCAGTTTGGCGTAAATCTTCCACAATGACCATTTCATATGGGCATGGGTTAGCTGTTAGCCCACTTCAGCTTGCATCAGGTATTTCTGCGATGGTGAATGGTGGGCGTTTGATGACACCAACACTCGTTCACAATCCAGAAAACTGGCAGAGCGGCAAGCAGGTAATCTCTCCAGATACCAGCCGGAAAATTCGCCAGCTTCTAAGGATGGCAGTTACCAAAGGTACTGGTGGGCGTGCAGATGCTGTTGGTTATCGTGTCGGTGGCAAGACAGGTACGGCGGAGAAGGCAATTGCTGGAGGCTACGCCCGGAAGAAGTTGATTTCTTCTTTCATGGGCGTGTTCCCGATGGATGATCCTCAGTATGCAGTTTTTGCACTGTTGGATGAGCCTAAAGGGACGAAAGAAACATTCGGATATCGGTCTGGCGGCTGGGTAGCTGCGCCAGTTGTTCGAAATGTGATCTTGAGGTCGGCACCACTGCTTGGTGTGTCACCCAAACAGGAAGATGCAGGGCTATATCAGGATGTGGCGTTGTTGATTGAAGACAAGAAGAAAAAATAG
- the rsmH gene encoding 16S rRNA (cytosine(1402)-N(4))-methyltransferase RsmH encodes MDNARAKGGKHIPVLLNEVVHALKPVDGEVYVDGTFGAGGYCRAVLETADCKVIAIDRDPDAIRRAEEFAKEFPGRFQIVEGCFGDMAALLPAVGINKVDGVMLDIGVSSFQLDEAERGFSFREDGPLDMRMAQDGETAADVVNTYEQDTLANIIYDYGEERQSRKIAAAIVKDREEEPFTTTRQLAGLIERILGFGQRKKGQKQVHPATRTFQALRIHVNDELGELRRGLAGAEEIIAEDGRLVVVSFHSLEDRIVKQFMAERSGRSSGGSRHMPGPIDMGPEPSFRQIKKGAVKPSDDELDVNPRARSSRLRVAERTGASAKGAWHA; translated from the coding sequence ATGGATAACGCACGCGCAAAAGGCGGTAAGCATATTCCAGTTCTCCTGAATGAAGTTGTTCATGCACTAAAACCTGTAGACGGCGAAGTGTATGTTGATGGTACGTTCGGCGCAGGCGGCTATTGCCGCGCCGTGTTGGAGACAGCAGATTGCAAAGTGATTGCTATTGACCGTGATCCAGATGCAATCAGGCGTGCTGAAGAGTTTGCCAAAGAATTCCCCGGGCGTTTCCAGATTGTCGAAGGATGCTTCGGCGATATGGCTGCGCTGTTGCCTGCAGTGGGCATCAATAAAGTAGACGGTGTGATGCTGGATATAGGTGTTTCTTCCTTCCAGCTTGATGAAGCAGAGCGTGGTTTCTCTTTCAGGGAAGATGGCCCGCTTGATATGCGCATGGCGCAAGATGGTGAAACAGCGGCGGATGTAGTTAATACCTATGAGCAGGATACACTTGCGAATATCATTTATGACTATGGTGAAGAACGTCAGTCCCGTAAAATTGCCGCAGCTATTGTTAAAGACCGCGAGGAAGAGCCTTTCACCACCACTCGGCAGCTGGCGGGCCTTATTGAGAGAATTCTAGGGTTTGGCCAGCGTAAGAAAGGGCAGAAACAAGTTCACCCTGCGACACGCACGTTCCAGGCACTCCGTATTCATGTGAACGACGAGCTGGGTGAATTGCGCCGTGGTCTTGCTGGGGCAGAAGAAATTATTGCCGAAGATGGCCGTCTTGTTGTGGTGTCATTCCACTCGCTTGAAGATCGAATTGTAAAGCAGTTTATGGCAGAGCGCTCTGGCCGTTCATCCGGTGGTTCCCGTCATATGCCGGGACCCATTGATATGGGGCCAGAGCCATCTTTTCGTCAAATCAAGAAGGGGGCTGTTAAGCCCTCTGACGACGAGCTTGATGTGAACCCTAGGGCTCGGTCTTCGCGGTTGCGTGTTGCGGAGCGCACAGGGGCATCAGCAAAGGGGGCGTGGCATGCGTAA